One window of Flavobacteriales bacterium genomic DNA carries:
- a CDS encoding hydroxymethylglutaryl-CoA lyase, translated as MTEVKLIECPRDAMQGIHEFIPTEVKVNYLNGLLRVGYDTIDIGSFVSPKAIPQMADTAVVLQRIDLSATKSKLLVIVANERGAEDAVKQESVHYLGYPFSISETFQQRNTNTSIEGSWARTAHIAELARKAGKELVVYISMAFGNPYGDPWNAEVAQHWTDRLVNELGVRIIALSDTVGVAKPEDIASMFSALVPAMPEVEFGAHLHARPDNWKPKTDAAWDAGCRRFDGALKGYGGCPMAEDDLVGNLAMEQFVRDLEKRGIRTGLDLAQLERSVVEAGTVFP; from the coding sequence ATGACCGAAGTGAAACTGATCGAATGCCCGCGTGATGCCATGCAGGGCATCCACGAATTCATCCCCACGGAAGTGAAGGTGAACTACCTCAACGGGCTGCTGCGCGTGGGCTATGATACCATTGACATCGGCAGCTTCGTAAGCCCGAAAGCCATTCCGCAGATGGCCGACACCGCCGTGGTGCTTCAGCGCATCGACCTCAGCGCCACAAAGAGCAAGCTGCTGGTGATCGTGGCGAACGAGCGCGGCGCGGAGGATGCGGTGAAACAGGAAAGCGTGCACTACTTGGGCTATCCCTTCAGCATCAGCGAGACTTTCCAGCAGCGCAACACGAACACCAGCATCGAAGGCAGTTGGGCACGCACGGCGCACATAGCGGAACTGGCGCGGAAGGCGGGGAAGGAGCTGGTGGTCTACATCAGCATGGCCTTCGGGAACCCGTACGGCGACCCGTGGAACGCGGAGGTCGCGCAGCACTGGACGGACAGGCTGGTGAACGAGCTCGGCGTGCGCATCATCGCGCTCAGCGACACCGTGGGCGTGGCCAAGCCCGAGGACATCGCAAGCATGTTCAGCGCTTTGGTGCCGGCCATGCCGGAAGTGGAGTTCGGTGCGCACCTCCATGCCCGCCCGGACAATTGGAAACCGAAGACCGATGCCGCGTGGGACGCAGGATGCCGCCGCTTCGACGGTGCGCTGAAAGGCTACGGCGGCTGCCCCATGGCTGAGGATGACCTCGTTGGCAACTTGGCGATGGAGCAGTTCGTGCGGGACCTGGAAAAGCGCGGGATCCGGACGGGACTGGATCTGGCGCAGCTGGAGCGCAGCGTGGTGGAAGCGGGAACGGTGTTCCCCTAA
- a CDS encoding GxxExxY protein → MGDGKLLFAADTEAIIGAAMEVLNVLGHGLLEKPYENALAVEFRLRGIGFEQQPQFDVMYKEVRVGLYVPDLIVRGNIVVDTKTIDKIGDHEKGQMLNYLGLTGLRVGLILNFKRAKLEWKRVVL, encoded by the coding sequence ATGGGAGATGGAAAGCTCCTCTTTGCTGCGGATACCGAAGCGATCATTGGTGCGGCCATGGAGGTCTTGAATGTGCTTGGTCATGGTCTGCTGGAGAAGCCTTATGAAAATGCCTTGGCCGTGGAATTCCGTCTTCGGGGCATCGGGTTCGAGCAGCAACCGCAATTCGATGTGATGTACAAGGAGGTGCGGGTGGGACTCTATGTTCCTGACCTCATCGTTCGTGGTAATATTGTCGTGGATACCAAGACGATCGACAAGATCGGTGACCACGAGAAAGGCCAGATGCTGAACTACCTTGGCCTTACCGGTTTGAGGGTGGGTCTCATTCTGAATTTCAAACGTGCCAAACTTGAATGGAAAAGAGTTGTTCTATGA
- a CDS encoding peptidoglycan DD-metalloendopeptidase family protein yields MNGKTTISALLLVVFAAMHASAVAQDDPSAIGGPEDPETYVETGDGPIVDEAPTPDLWTSADSAYHIPAYETYGDWNTDQIFERGPAITDTVALRLAYAPCDHEMPICGRITSPFGIRRGRHHYGTDIKLQVGDPVMAAFPGMVRISRYHRDFGNVVVVRHANGLETLYGHMSKRLVDVGDHVEAGEEIGLGGSTGRSTGSHLHFETRYLGHPIDPQKVFNLEMGTLHSDSLTITPTTFNITASAGSSSYRVRRGDTLYGISRKTGVTVAGLCRINRISSRSTLRVGQRIRLQ; encoded by the coding sequence ATGAACGGAAAAACGACGATCTCCGCCCTGCTCTTGGTGGTCTTCGCCGCGATGCATGCGTCCGCCGTCGCGCAGGATGATCCCAGCGCCATTGGCGGGCCGGAGGACCCCGAGACCTACGTGGAGACCGGTGACGGCCCCATCGTGGACGAGGCGCCCACGCCGGACCTCTGGACCTCGGCCGACTCCGCCTACCACATTCCGGCCTATGAGACCTACGGGGACTGGAACACCGACCAGATCTTCGAACGAGGGCCAGCCATCACGGACACCGTTGCCCTGCGCTTGGCCTATGCACCGTGCGATCATGAGATGCCGATCTGTGGGCGTATCACCTCTCCGTTCGGCATCCGCCGCGGCCGCCACCATTACGGCACGGACATCAAGCTTCAAGTGGGCGACCCCGTTATGGCCGCCTTCCCGGGGATGGTGCGCATATCCCGCTATCATCGCGACTTTGGCAATGTGGTGGTGGTGCGCCATGCCAACGGACTGGAAACACTATACGGCCACATGAGCAAGCGCTTGGTGGATGTGGGCGATCATGTGGAAGCGGGAGAGGAGATCGGCCTGGGCGGTTCCACGGGAAGGTCCACCGGGAGCCACCTCCACTTCGAGACGCGCTACTTGGGCCATCCGATCGATCCACAAAAGGTCTTCAACCTCGAAATGGGCACGCTGCACAGTGATAGCCTCACCATTACGCCCACCACCTTCAACATCACGGCCTCGGCGGGCAGCAGCTCCTATCGTGTGCGGCGCGGCGATACGCTCTACGGCATCTCGCGCAAGACCGGTGTAACGGTGGCCGGTCTTTGCCGGATCAACCGGATCAGTTCGCGAAGCACGCTGCGCGTGGGCCAGCGTATCCGGCTGCAGTAG
- a CDS encoding LexA family transcriptional regulator — protein MSPHPHFGSNLKLLRARRGRSQEEVAVGLDVKRSSWSGYENGSAEPPLDLLVRISGYFRVSLDKLLKDDLTLLSESQLGILERGGDVDLSGRRLRVLATTVDAKDRENIELVHEKAKAGYALGYADPEYISVLPAFQMPFLSRDRKYRTFQISGDSMPPVSEGSWVTGEYVQNWQTIRDGQPYIIITKEDGIVFKVVYNQLKTTGGLLLCSTNPVYQPYEVPISEVFEVWKFVHFISHELPEPNLSRDELASSVMDLRKEVGQLRMTMEKQGRLAL, from the coding sequence ATGAGCCCACATCCCCATTTCGGAAGCAACCTGAAGCTGCTGCGCGCCCGCCGCGGCCGCTCACAGGAAGAGGTCGCCGTTGGCCTCGACGTGAAACGCTCCAGCTGGAGCGGGTATGAGAATGGTAGCGCGGAACCGCCCTTGGACCTACTGGTACGCATCAGCGGCTACTTCAGGGTGAGCTTGGACAAGCTGCTGAAGGATGACCTCACGCTGTTGAGCGAAAGCCAGCTCGGCATTCTGGAGCGCGGCGGCGACGTGGACCTCAGCGGGCGCCGGTTGCGCGTGCTGGCCACCACCGTGGACGCCAAAGACCGGGAGAACATCGAGCTGGTGCATGAAAAGGCCAAGGCCGGCTATGCGCTGGGCTACGCCGACCCGGAATACATCAGCGTGCTGCCGGCTTTCCAGATGCCCTTCCTCAGCCGCGACCGCAAGTACCGCACCTTCCAGATCAGCGGCGACAGCATGCCGCCCGTGAGCGAAGGCTCGTGGGTAACGGGCGAGTACGTGCAGAACTGGCAGACCATCCGCGACGGCCAGCCCTACATCATCATCACCAAGGAGGACGGCATCGTGTTCAAAGTGGTGTACAACCAACTGAAGACCACCGGCGGCCTGTTGCTCTGCAGCACCAATCCCGTCTACCAACCCTACGAGGTGCCCATCTCGGAAGTCTTCGAGGTATGGAAGTTCGTCCACTTCATCAGCCATGAGCTGCCCGAGCCGAACCTGAGCCGGGACGAGCTCGCCAGCAGCGTGATGGACCTGCGCAAGGAAGTGGGCCAACTGCGGATGACCATGGAGAAGCAGGGGAGGCTGGCGTTGTAA
- a CDS encoding dihydrofolate reductase, with protein sequence MRHFLLAFLALPLLFSCSGSGDGSTDANKNDTLAADSFKWEADQFGDTRVLRYQVPGWEQLSLQQKTLAYYLTMAGLSGRDIMWDQNYSRNLEVRKALESILKNYKGERSGTDWDKFMLYAKQVFFSNGIHHHYGMEKFVPEFPRTYLDSLVAESGATLSKETADILFDPSIDIKKVSLDKDKDVVLASAVNFYGDDINANEVEAFYAAKEVEGDSTPVSFGINSKLVRGTDGKLMEKTWKIGGMYGAALTEMNKWLGKAKEVAENPQQAKAIGLLMDYYNTGDLKTWDDFNVAWAKDTTGTVDFINGFVEVYNDPLGKRGSFESIVEVTDPIATKNMVVIQQNAQWFEDNSPLLPQHKKKNVVGITYRFINTCGEAGDAAPSTPIGVNLPNADWIRKDVGSKSVSLGNIIDAYDLSSGASSLKEFCYDTAEVARAEKYGSVAGKVHTALHEVIGHASGQIEPGISGPDVTLKTYASTLEEGRADLVALYYMQDPKLVEWGVMPSLDAGKAEYDSYIRNGLMVQMRRLKLGNQVEEAHMRNRQWVSAWAYEKGLPDSVIVKVVRDGKTYFHIRDYAKLRTIFGDLLREVQRIKSQGDYKAGHDLVEDYGVKVDAALHAEVLKRAENIKTAPYSGFIQPRLVPVEDASGKITDVKVEYPDNFIDQMLEYGEKYSFLPVTN encoded by the coding sequence ATGCGTCATTTCCTTCTCGCCTTTTTGGCACTTCCCCTCCTTTTCTCCTGCAGCGGCTCCGGTGACGGGTCCACGGATGCGAACAAGAACGATACGCTGGCCGCGGATTCCTTCAAATGGGAGGCGGACCAGTTCGGCGACACGCGCGTGCTGCGCTACCAAGTGCCGGGTTGGGAACAATTGAGCCTGCAGCAAAAGACACTTGCCTACTACCTCACCATGGCCGGCCTCAGCGGCCGCGACATCATGTGGGATCAGAACTACAGTCGGAACCTGGAAGTGCGCAAAGCATTGGAATCCATCCTGAAGAACTACAAAGGCGAGCGCTCCGGCACGGACTGGGATAAGTTCATGCTGTATGCCAAGCAGGTGTTCTTCAGCAACGGCATCCACCATCACTACGGCATGGAAAAGTTCGTGCCCGAATTCCCGCGCACATACCTGGACAGCCTTGTCGCAGAAAGCGGCGCGACCCTTTCCAAGGAAACGGCCGACATCCTCTTCGACCCTTCCATCGACATCAAGAAGGTGAGTTTGGACAAGGACAAGGACGTCGTGTTGGCCTCTGCCGTGAACTTTTACGGGGACGACATCAACGCCAATGAAGTGGAGGCTTTCTATGCCGCCAAGGAGGTGGAGGGCGACAGCACCCCGGTGAGTTTTGGCATCAACAGCAAGTTGGTGCGCGGCACCGACGGCAAGCTGATGGAAAAAACTTGGAAGATCGGCGGCATGTACGGCGCCGCGCTCACCGAGATGAACAAGTGGCTGGGCAAAGCGAAGGAAGTGGCGGAGAACCCGCAGCAGGCCAAGGCCATCGGCCTGTTGATGGACTACTACAACACCGGCGACCTGAAGACCTGGGATGATTTCAATGTGGCCTGGGCGAAGGACACCACCGGCACGGTGGACTTCATCAACGGCTTCGTGGAAGTGTACAACGATCCTTTGGGCAAGCGTGGTTCCTTCGAAAGCATCGTGGAGGTCACGGACCCCATCGCCACCAAGAACATGGTCGTGATCCAACAAAATGCGCAATGGTTCGAGGACAACTCGCCGCTGCTTCCCCAGCATAAGAAGAAGAACGTGGTGGGCATCACCTACCGATTCATCAACACCTGTGGCGAGGCCGGGGATGCGGCGCCCAGTACGCCGATCGGTGTGAACCTGCCCAACGCGGACTGGATCCGCAAGGACGTGGGCAGCAAGAGCGTAAGCCTCGGCAACATCATCGATGCGTACGACCTCAGCTCCGGGGCCAGTTCCTTGAAAGAGTTCTGCTACGATACCGCTGAAGTGGCCCGTGCGGAGAAGTACGGCTCGGTCGCGGGGAAAGTGCATACCGCACTGCACGAAGTGATCGGTCACGCCAGCGGCCAGATCGAGCCGGGCATCTCCGGCCCGGACGTTACGCTGAAGACCTACGCCAGCACTTTGGAAGAAGGCCGCGCTGACTTGGTGGCATTGTACTATATGCAAGATCCAAAGCTGGTGGAATGGGGCGTAATGCCATCGCTGGACGCGGGCAAGGCTGAATACGACAGCTACATCCGCAATGGCTTGATGGTGCAGATGCGCCGCCTGAAGCTTGGCAACCAAGTGGAGGAGGCGCACATGCGCAACCGCCAATGGGTAAGCGCCTGGGCGTATGAAAAGGGCCTGCCGGACAGCGTGATCGTGAAAGTGGTGCGCGACGGCAAGACCTACTTCCATATCCGCGACTACGCAAAGCTGCGCACCATCTTCGGTGACCTGCTGCGCGAAGTGCAGCGCATCAAGAGCCAAGGCGACTACAAAGCCGGGCACGATCTGGTGGAGGACTATGGCGTGAAAGTGGACGCGGCGCTGCATGCCGAAGTGCTGAAGCGCGCGGAGAACATCAAGACCGCACCGTATTCCGGCTTCATCCAGCCGCGCTTGGTGCCTGTGGAGGACGCCAGCGGCAAGATCACTGACGTGAAGGTGGAATACCCGGATAACTTCATCGACCAAATGCTGGAATACGGCGAGAAGTACAGCTTCCTGCCCGTAACGAATTGA